Proteins from a genomic interval of Desulfoplanes formicivorans:
- a CDS encoding 4Fe-4S dicluster domain-containing protein — protein sequence MTIQSIKGCIGCGTCVSTCPTDVIRQNSQTGKAFIKYSADCQLCHLCQMYCPVDAITINPDKSIPVIVAWG from the coding sequence ATGACCATACAAAGTATCAAGGGATGTATCGGCTGCGGGACCTGCGTGAGCACCTGTCCCACGGACGTTATCCGTCAGAACTCGCAGACCGGAAAGGCGTTCATCAAGTATTCGGCCGACTGCCAACTCTGCCATTTGTGCCAGATGTACTGTCCCGTGGACGCCATTACCATCAATCCGGACAAATCCATTCCGGTCATTGTTGCATGGGGGTAG